The DNA sequence tcttatagcttTCTCCTGCTTTgcgagcgtcaactattttcagtttcagttttctagacaactgcttagaagaagccatcgtgctgattgttggggggggggtgtcagatgactctgggcatttaaaaccttaagattgacatcacatggtctttccagacaatgattgagaacaatccatgacatccattttttctgttaatttgaaagtgtaaatgatggaaataaaatctaactttttgtggcatattatacaaatgtcttatgtgtcatttgatgccttttggagatttttccatctatTCTTGGCTTccttatgcacattaataaaggTTTTTACCTGGAGTGCCtgaacttttgagccccactgtatatatacattaaaacacaataatgtTTCTTGATAACATTTTGTGGATAAGGTTTTTTGAAAGAGCAAACTGTGTGTATTAACATAAGTTGAAACAACAAAAGTTCAAACAACCGATATCATAagaattatttttgttgtttatgaaTTTTAGAAAAAATTCTAGAAGTGTCTTTGTTAGATTAACTTCCAAGTAGTCAGAAATGAAAGGGTTCCACTGCATTTCTTCCTGCAGAGACTCTGATCTCACTGTGTTTGGTTTAATCTGTATGTACTATTTATTTCTTGTACAGTACTAGTTAGTTtcttatatatatgtatatatatgcatatatatatacacatttatacatatgtacatttacacagttatacatatgtatacacatttctacatatacacacacacacataccgtatatatacatatatacacatacatatatacacgcatatatacagtatatatctacacctactgtatgtgtgtacatatatagagtacatatatatatatgtacagtacatacagtgaGTAAAAGAAGTATTTGAATACCcagctattttgcaagttctcccacttagaaattatggaggggtctgaaattgtcatcgtaggtgcatgtctactgtgagagacataatttaaaaacaaaatccagaaatcacaatgtatgactttttaactatttatttgtatgatacagctgcaaataagtatttgaacacctgtctatcagctacgaatctgaccctcaaagacctgttagtccgCTTTCAAAATGTCCCTCctcactccatttattatcctaaattagatgcacctgtttgaggtcgttagctgcataaagacacttGTCCACCctatacaatcagtaagaatccaaccactaacatggccaagaccaaagagctttccaaagacactagagataAAATTCAACACCTGttgaaattgccaagcagcttggtgaaaaaaggtccactgttggagcaatcattagaaaatgatTGTGATGAAGAAGTgttgaagaagatgatgaagtggtagaacttgcaaaatagcagaatgttcaaatacttattttcctcactgtatgtgtgtatgtaacatacacatatatatgtatatatatttatacaaatatatatatatatatatatatatatatatatatatatatattaactcctatgtatatatatatatatatatatatacacataggAGTTAATTAACAGCTGTTTCCTGCAAAACAATGCACAGtccctctgtttcttttcttttcttcttttctttctctctttctccgcAAAGTGAAGTGCGGTCGGAAATGTTGAGCTCTTTAAACCATCTGACGGAAAACAATGATTGTGAAATATAACATCTACTTGTACTATATGGAGggttaaataacacaacaggaAATCACAAAAATGGGCCATTTAAGTGACACTCCAACCGCCCACCCATCCCCGGTTAGTGGGCCACCATAGCctgaaaaaaaagcttctgggtCTTGAAAAATGAAGCCAAAGCCAAAGTGCCTTAAACCAGCAAGCCTAAGCATCAGCGGGGAGGGGGGGCTGCAAAAGAAGTCTGTTTCTCTAAAAGTCTTTTGGAAAGtgaccctacttctcacttgatttattacctcaataaacattttcatttatggCCTCAATCGCTCCTTTCAAGTCTTCTTTAACAAAGCAggatgttcattttgtaaatgatCAGAAAACTTTttcatgtaaataaagaaacaccAAGTAAGAATGAAACTGTTATACACTGTACCATTCAAGAGAAACAGGTGTccaggtaagatgtctgaggttacatacacagctataaaaaaacagatgggAAAAACATTACCTTTACTACAGTATAGTAAAACTGCACACTTTTTTTAGTATTGGAGGTGGAAGCAATGAAAACACCACATTATTTGTAATGATAGATGATACAAGTGCATGGCAAGAGAGCACATCCAACATGTCGATGAAAACATGTGTCCTGATGCTGGAGAGGGGCGGGATTAGCTTCACAATTCTCTGTTACTATTACGTACCTTtcatttgtaactttttttctagTTATCATTGAAATTACTacagacaaaatataaatattaaaacaaactgCTAATTTGAGTGACAAGagtgtgaagtcactcaaattATTGAAACTGTAAAGATTAACAATTTCAATTTCTGCATTGGTGATTGATGACTCTACATGTATCTCTAGGTGGAAGTTCGACATGAAACCCATTTAGCTTAATGCCAAATattcagacagagttacagttGCAACCTCCAAAAAGCACTGTAGTTCTCCAATGGGGACAAGCACATTCtcgcatactgtacatgtgtttcTTTGGGTCATTACAATGATAGCTATTGCAAGGATGATTGTCAAGGATTCAGTTTCAAGCACACAAAATGTGTATGCTACTGTTTAAGGATATAGTTGTATGATGCTGCCACCTACTGGAGGCAGCCAGATTCTTCATGTTTTATGGCCATGTGGTTGTAATACTAACAGTTTGGACAAGTAGTATATGTTGGAAAAGATGAATGAAGTTTATAATTTATTCTAACATTATAGACAGCATCCAGCCTTTTGTGTTGGGTCATTTTTACATGGAGAGGCAGTGGCTCAGTTGGATGCCATTCATCAGGGCTGGTAGTTTTTATTCTGGCTCTAATTAGACAAGTTGTGTACAATATGTACTTAAGCAAGACACTGAAAGCTAAATTGCTCCCGATGGCTAGGCCAGCCCCTTGCAAGGGCCGCTCTACTGGCATCAGTGTGTGATTGAACGGGTGCCTTTGTAAAATGCATTGTCCTGTTTTACTagaaatggagaaaagaaaagaaatggagtGGACATTTTGAACTCAAAttagtattttgtgttttgtgttaatgAACATGTTGCGAAAGTAACGGTACTAATGCAGTCAAGGGGGAGCAAATGTACTAATGTTTGTTAGTTCAATAAGTAAAATGCTTCACCcatatacagctgcaaataagtatttgaacacctacgaaaatcaatgttaatatttggtacagtagcctttgtttgcaatcaCAGacgtcaaacgtttcctgtagtttttcaccaggtttgcacacactgcggactggattttggcccactcctccacacagatcttctctagatcagtcaggtttctgggctgttgctgataaacacagagtttgagctccctccaaagattctctattgggtttaggtctggagactggcNNNNNNNNNNNNNNNNNNNNNNNNNNNNNNNNNNNNNNNNNNNNNNNNNNNNNNNNNNNNNNNNNNNNNNNNNNNNNNNNNNNNNNNNNNNNNNNNNNNNcccactctaccaactgagctacctggGCGCCCTACCTTTTCTGTTTGAGTGGAACCCACTAGGAAATACCATGATCACAGGAAGTCATACAACTTGTGTACCAACCACTTTATTTTGGGTATGTCACATGTGTTTAGAAATGTTTGTGGTATTGTGTAAAATTTTTATCACATCAAAATACTGCACAGCCAATTAAGAtaggttcttttttttaacaaaacaataataattagggttgaaaaaaaagaaaaatggatatagcatagtatcgcgatattttttagtggcaatactgtatccaTACACAGGCGCCAATTATCGatcttttatatatttgttggtcagtttatccaatttttgcagcaatacaatttaaGTTATATTCAAACAgatacatgtttctttttagattaaacagatgttgacaaagtttccttttggggacattatTTGAAATCGGGAAACAGAAGTTAGAAAAAAGGTGATACATTGCAATGTATCGCATTATTGcgtattgcaatatgtttaaaattgcaataatattgtatcgtggcataagtatcgtgatcaTATCGTaacgggaggcgtctggtgattcccacccctaatgataatagtgtgaaaaataaaataaaataaaatgccagACTCACtcacaaatgaattaaaaattaaaacaaacaagggCCTTGTTTAATCAAGGCAACGCAGCGAACCCACCCAAGCCATGTGTCCGCAGTCCTGTCCCTGATCAACCCAAACAACGTGTTTCCCCTGCCATAAACTCAGAGAAGAAACTGTATAGACCTCCAGGTAATGTCTGCCAAACATTAACCAAAAAAGGGATGTGTAGCTTTCCTCAATATAAGACAGGTTGGCTGGCTAAATAAAAAAGTCCAACTAGGCAAACATGTCCATAAACTTCTCGAACCACTAAAACACTCGATCAAACTCAGTCTGACTGGTAGTGGCTGGGTTTCTGTTCTGATTGGGCGGCTGCTGCGGCATGTGGCCTCTCCGTCTGGGCGGGGCCAGATATTCAAACATGGAGGTGTTGTGAGTGGAGAGCATGTTCTTCAGGTCTGACGGCATGGGGTCGGACCAGAAGAAGTCGTGGTTGAGCGCGTCGTCGCTGTCAATGCGCTGTGCTGGGTCCAGGACCAAGAGTTTATCTATCAGATCGAGGGCGTACGGGTCTTTGACATAGGCTTTAAGACGATCCTTTACTTTCCTCTTTTGGCCTTTGGGTAGCTCCATTTTCTGGTAAAGCTCATACTTCTTATCCACGCCAGGCCACACCTAGGGAAGGACAAAATGGTTCACGATCAAGTTGACAAAGAAGAGTAAGGGCTCGACaaaaactagactaaaaacaGATGTTTGCAAACTAGgactgggcgatatggagaaaatcacaTATTGCGATATTCTTGTCCCAATACCTCGATGtcaatattgttgcaatattATGGGGTTGACAAttagtgctttaacaaaatatcttcagaAGGCGATTTAAGATGgataatcttcagtaatgtagatataatgactaTGTGGgtgaaggtaaaaaaataaactagaagagctagaacagtctggtaacacagaaaatgaaattactttactgtaatgcagcctttaaaaccaggaaaagccATTTATGATattacaatttccaaaatctaagatgatatttagtctcatatcacgatatcaatataatatcgatatattgcccagccctaccgagaactgtaaaatatattttgggaGCAGTTTAGCGAACAACGTTAGTGTATTTTCCACACTTACTGTAAAAACACTTCATATTTTTGTGCTGCAATAGAGTCTGTATTACAACAAAAACTGATAATGGACCAACACATGATAATAAACAGATAACAAACAAAGCGAATAGGGCTGGGTAATATCAATATACAAGACTAGATATGGTCTTTCAATTTTGAATGTGTACACGTGCTGTCtgttcctggttttaaaggctgcattacagtaaacgGATGTTATTTTCTTAACttccagactgttctagctgttctaatattttcctttacccacttagtcattataagcaccaacagtcaaccCTATAATATTgccacaatatcaacattgatgtattttgttgaaaatattgtgatatttgattatCTTTATATCGCCCAGCGCTAAAAGCAAATTCTCTTTCCCATCCCAAATACAGTGGTTTGACAAAGTTCAGACacacatgctaaagttgatttaatagaggaataaaaaaaaaaaacattttttggataTTGCCCTTAATACCttaatttttgaaagaaatttggtaaatccaacattttaaggacactattttatttttctttgagaatgaataatgtattgtaaataaataaatgttcttccttaaaatacaagtggcataagtatacacccccctatgttaaattcccatagatgcagacacatttttattattaaaagccagttatttcatggctcaggatactatgcatcctgagttttttgtgttgtttttattctcttGTGTAGCATAAAGAGACTACAATGACTTTTTGGTGCGCAACCTTGTGttctacaatgtaaataaatgaaccTTTGACCATATATAGTTTAAACCAGTTAACAGTATGACTACTACAAAATACTTTAATAAGAAGGAGACATAATTAAAGACTAGTATACTTTttctattcaaataaaaatcactttGCTTGTAAATGTTCCTGgtattcctttttattaaaagaaaaaactatttgatacattttaattacGCCCCTAAAGTTCTTTCTGCACACGTGcttcttttgaaaaaaggttCGTGTCGAGCCCTGTGAGCGTCTTACCTCGGCAGTGATGGAGCCACACAGCTGGCTGATGAGAGTGAGCTGATGCTGCTCCGTGTTGCCTTGCATTATGGGACTTCTTGTCCACATCTCTGCCATTATGCAGCCTGCTCCCCACAGGTCAATGGGGGGGCCGTAGTCCCGCTCACctaatcaaaaaaaaacaacgacaactgaatagatagataattacataaatatataatgcaatgcctttgttttttataatgtgGGATGCTCTAATTGTAGAACTCATTGATGCTGAGTTTACAGACTGCCTTTTTGACAATGACTGAGATAGAGCATCACTACCAATGATTGTTTGCAGGTGCATGTGTAATGAATTTATGAACCGACACAGTAGGCACTATAAATagctgcaggtgtgtgtaaTGGCTGTACACATCGTCCATACACATCACTGAATTGAACTGCATCCACTTATTGATTAATAAGATGGCATATGTCTGCCTTAGTGCGTTTTGATAGATAAATAGTTAGatagataactttattgtcattacacatgtacaaggcaacgaaatacCGTTTGGAGAAATGCCTCCATCCAAGTTTTCTTGAATCTTACGGTTGTCTCTTACCTAGCAGCAGCTCTGGAGGTCTGTACCACAGTGTGACCACACGGTTAGTGTAGCGGTTCCCCTGGCTGTTTTTAGCCAGGCTAAAGGCTCGAGCCAGACCAAAGTCAGCCAGCTTCAGGACACCGTCTCTAGTGATGAGCACGTTGGCTGCCTTCATATCTCTGTGAAGGATCTGAACCAAGAGAAGGAAACATTAAGATTGAGACCACAAGACATTGTAACAGTGAGTGTAATAACAAATTAGCAGGTATGTCTTGGTTTAAATTGATAAAATCCATGTTTATTAATTGAAAATTATCTACACTATTGGTCTActttcagaaagaaaaagacacatgaCATGACATATAAGAGCTCCTTTTGGGGGTATTGTGAAGTATCTTATTACAAATCTTGTGCAAGATTGAGATATTTTAGTATATAGACTATCTTTGGAGTAGATCTTGTTCTATTTGGGTACTTGATCTTTGATTGTAAAGGTTAATTTTTCCATGTCTACAGTTGATGACAAACGTGGATTtaatatcagaatcagctttatttgccaggtatgaggactcattcgaggaattttgctttggatcatacTGCTCAcaatcatacaaaaaaacaaaacaatatatggcacacacacacggacacacacagagagaaagaaagagagaagagacacacagagagagaaaagagagagagacacacacacacacacacacacacacacacacagagagagagcggcacgcacacacagaaagagagagagtgagagagaagagacacacagagagagagaagagagagatgttATCATACTTCctattctttttctcatttctctaGGGTATAAGCAGTATATAGGGtattttacatactatacattttgGTTGAAGATCTTAAATCTGCATAGTCATCTTTATCACTGCCTCACCTTGTTTCTGTGGATGTAGTACAAGCCATTGAGCAGCATCTGCATGACCTTCTTGATCTCTGCCAGGGTGAACTTCACATTGGCATTGCTAAGCAGCCCAGCCAGGTCATGCTCACAGAAGTCAAACACCAGGTAGATGCTGCCTTTGTATCTGTTGAACTGAGTAGCTTCAAGAACAATAAGGGAAGAAgggtgtaaaaaaaactaactttatgCAACATATGCTTCCTGCTCCCATCATTGGAACAAGACACATTTTGCTACTTCTTGCATGGTAGGACAAATAAGTGCCACATATGACCACACAAACCTAGATTAAGACAGAAATTGATTGTTATAGCACATGTTTGTAACACCAACCTTTGGTTCTGCAGATCTCGATCAGATTGACCACATTTTCATGTTTGAGTAGCTGTAGGATCTTGATCTCTCTCAGAGCTGTGATTGGGAACTAAAACAAAGCAGCCAGAGAAAACTCATATAGATGATGGACTAATGAATTCAAGCATGGTTGCAATATTTAGAATGACACAAGCAGCATTGTAAGCACAGAACATGTGCAGCAGTTACTTCAAAAAAGTGAATGCCAGGGAGTTTCGCAGCCAAGTCAGTGGTCTGGTTCCAAATATGCGACTATTCGCTTGTTGGGTAGGTATCTGATTTTCCACTTTGAGATCTGAATATTCGTTTGGATTTTCTTTCAACACATAACTGCGAAAGTTTTGAATGAAGCCACTATGTATGcatatgcattttatttgagaATTTGTGTGTTATCTGACTTCTCGCTCTGTTTATCTAACTTTTCCACatctgttcctccgacaatgctttcctagctttaTGCTTCTTctttgccggctcagccatgatgatagtgtgaaaaactccattgctACCTTGTTCTTATAGCTAGTCGGTTCCTGAATGAGGGCGTGTAGGCctgtgtgtgcagtgccgtgaagcaacTTTGGGCCGGTGAGTTGCAAGAGTGGTTTTTCCATTCACAGGCGCTAAGGGGggagcgagacgaccaccattcataTCCATTCCAATGACTTAGTTAAaagtaaattaagctaaaaaaaacaccatggtTCCCCTATAATATGCCTTTTCTGTCATATAGTAAAACCACTCACACTGGGTCCACATCAACCATTCATAACAGGTGTCCCGATCTAATGGATATTCAGCAAAACAAggttataaaataataataataataattaagacTCTGAATAGTCTCTTACCCCTTCTTTCTCATTTTCCATCAAAACTTTCTTCAGTGCGACCTTCTTCCCGGTCTGTCTGTGCTTTGCTTTGAACACCTCCCTATGATGTGAATattacatacatacgtacatttACAAATACACTTTTACTTTACTGACAACTTGATTATAAACActcacaaataaagaaaaagtttCAACAATGAACTCAATTGGTAGATTATTCCTTGCAAAACTTATAATGCTCATTTCTAGTTGGATCTTTATTGTATGAGTAAATTGAATCTTCACTTGTGGGCAAGTGTTTCTCTTATGGTGATCTGGTAGGTTACAGTGTAAAGTTATACTACAGACTACAACACCCGTTATTAAAACTAGTTAACGTTAATGTACAGTGTACTAGACTGCACATTTTTTCAGCTGGTACAACTAGCTAGGTTCTGTGACTTTGTCGAAAGGTCTAATGAACATAAAACGGACATCTGGTCCTAAAACGAAATTCCCATGTTCAACTAACGTTACTTGTTCTATAGTTACGTTTCActaccgtaattcctcaaatgAAGGCCGGTAGCCAATCAAAAGCCTGGTACCTTCTGCGGTTCAGGTAAACAAAGGccccggcttttatttgagaaaTTACGGTAGTCCTTATGACAACAAAGTTAGCTATAGCACAGCTAACGTTAGACACACAAAAACGCATTTACAGATACGCTAACACGATACAATGTTTGTGTATTACTCACCCAAAGGTTCCTTGCCcaatttttgccattttttcatATTTGGAGAACTCGTCACAGAAAGGAAATTCAACTCCATCGTAGTATTTCGACATTATGGCGGCCTCCCGGTCGGGCCTGAGGACACATTTCATTGCAAATTAGCACTTGTATGTCAAAACAGGAGTTACATTGAATATGTCccaatgtaattaaattaacaaaaatacacatgtcTTATAAGTTCAATTTAATATAGCTGTATTCTTACTTTTCAGCCCCACCGGcgttgcttgttttgtctcgCTGCATCCCTGTGCCGTTCGGTCTGCAAGCCTTCTTCTTCGTTCGTTTTATTCCGGTAGACCAGATGACTTGCGGGACATGTGTGCCTCTAGCAGGCATGGGTGTGTTAAGACAGGAGGGTCAAACGTAACTTATCCACCACTGGAAAAACAGAATCACAACGAGGGACAGACatgtatagtttttttgtgttttctttgcgatcaaatatttttatttggaacATTACAAACAACATGTTCTTTTCATTATGTTCTGTCTCTATATAGACTATACAGTGGCTAGATTGTGTTAACACACCCATGccaaagttgattaaaaagaggaataaaaaaacatattttggaaattaaaaaaaaattggaaaatccaGCCTTTTAAgtacaccaattttctttgtgaaaaaacaatgtactgtaaataaataaatgttcttccttaaaatacagggggcataagtatacacccccctatgtcaaatttccatagaggcaggcacatatttagttatttcatggatcaggatagtgtgcatcctgataaagttccctttgcCTTTAGAATCAAACTAACCCCCcttcatcacatacccttcaccatccctagagattggcatggtgttatttcagcttaatagctggtttgatttgcttTGAGAGAttatcttatggaaagttccacacacctatctctaggtatggtgaagggtatgtcatgctgtgttgttattttaattccaaaggccaggggaactttatcaggatgcaaacatggtttttattccttttttcaatCAAccttagcatgggtgtgtaaacctaTTGAAGCCAGTGTACATAATTGTTGATTAAAGCAATATGGCTTACTTGAACTTTATTACATGTGTGCAGTCATCATCTCTCAACTCTGCCGTACGTTATCTAAACGGTGTGGGGTCTCCTTTCCTTACCTGTGTATGGTTGTCCCCCGTACGATGGTACTTAAATGAACAATCCTGTGGTTACATTGCTGAGACCAtagtatattaatattaacagtctatggctgAGACAGAAGAAGGCATCCCAGGACTCCAGACATATATAGTTTGttgacaatgaaaaatgttgaatattgcACCAGAAACTTCAGAAATGGCATGAAAAGTTACAGAAAAAACGCCATaataaaagcaccaaaaatatagaacaaaaacaccaagtgatttgaaaaaaatccccaaaacagggccacaaaatgtcaagaaaagcAGCACATATGTCGTAAAAAGCGCCAAGActgtcagaaaaagcgacaaacaCTACGCGGGCGAAGAgttattgtgaacctaaattgacaTGAGGGCCAGATCAAAGTTTGCAAAgggccggattt is a window from the Etheostoma cragini isolate CJK2018 chromosome 16, CSU_Ecrag_1.0, whole genome shotgun sequence genome containing:
- the cdk9 gene encoding cyclin-dependent kinase 9: MQRDKTSNAGGAEKPDREAAIMSKYYDGVEFPFCDEFSKYEKMAKIGQGTFGEVFKAKHRQTGKKVALKKVLMENEKEGFPITALREIKILQLLKHENVVNLIEICRTKATQFNRYKGSIYLVFDFCEHDLAGLLSNANVKFTLAEIKKVMQMLLNGLYYIHRNKILHRDMKAANVLITRDGVLKLADFGLARAFSLAKNSQGNRYTNRVVTLWYRPPELLLGERDYGPPIDLWGAGCIMAEMWTRSPIMQGNTEQHQLTLISQLCGSITAEVWPGVDKKYELYQKMELPKGQKRKVKDRLKAYVKDPYALDLIDKLLVLDPAQRIDSDDALNHDFFWSDPMPSDLKNMLSTHNTSMFEYLAPPRRRGHMPQQPPNQNRNPATTSQTEFDRVF